CGGAAATCCACTCTTCCTTTTCTCTTCAAACCCTACTGTCAGTCCTCTACTCCTTCCGTATCTAAATCTCTTAAGATGTCGACCGTTGCTTCTCCATCGACGGTGATCGAACACGTGGTGCTCTTCAAGGTCAAGGACAACACGGAGCCTTCGAAGGTTAACGCCATGGTTACAGGTCTCAACGGCCTGATTTCGCTTGATCAGGTGCTCCACCTCACCGCCGGTCCTCTCTTTCGTACCCGATCCCCGCTTTCCAACTTTACTCACATGCTTCACAGTCGTTACTCCTCCAAAGATGACCTCTCCGCCTATTCTGCTCATCCAAGCCATCTTGGTGTCGTTAGGGAGAATGTGTTCCCGATATGCGATGACATCATGGCCGTCGATTGGGTGGCGCCGGGTTTCGAGGGCCCTCTGGTCCCTTCGGCGGGGTCTGCCGTGCGCGTGAGTTTTTTGAAATTGAAGGAGAATGTTGCAGAGGAAGGGAAGAACGAGTTGTTGGGGGTTATTAAGGGGATTAAGGAGAGTTTTGGGGGTATTGATCAGATAACTTGTGGTGAGAACTTCTCGCCGGCGAGAGCCAAGGGGTTTTCGATTGCTTCGCTCGCCGTTTTCCCTGGATTGAGCGAAATGGAGGCCGCCGATTCCAAGGAAGAGCTGGTGAATTTGCATAAAGAAAAAGTTAGGGATTATTTGGAGGGCGTGATTGTGGTTGATTACGTGGTTCCATCCACACAGCCTGCCAGTCTTTGACTATGATCAAGCTCTCTTGAGCTATGGTGAGTGTTTTCTGCTTTTCCTTTTTGAATTATTGTTGTGAGCTTAATCATCGTCAAGGTTCGTGCTTTGTGTACTATGAGTGATGAAAGCTATGAAAGACACAATTTATCAATTGAATTAAAGCTGCATTTGAACGATCTCTCCAGTGCTGATTGCTGCTTGTTGGTCTTGATTTGGCTTTCAGGCAGCTCATTTTCTTTATATCATCGTTtaattttcttcaaatctttacTGTTTTTGGGTATCTCTATGGCTTGCTGTGGTGGTTTTGCttgatgtattttgttttcGGGAGGGTAATCCTTTACTTGATAAGTAAGTTTAGAGTAATTTTGGCACTGAGGATGTTTGACCACAAGATGCTTTTGTTACATGATTGTGATTTCCTGTTACAAGTTCTATACTGAGTTTGAATTCAGAAGCAGCATACATCTGCTCGTTAGGGCTTAGAGAGTAGAGACAtaggattttctttttcttttcatgaaGTTTTGATATTGCTTTTTATTTGTGGAGAGGAGGCGGATGACCTTGGCTTTGAGGTTGGCAGAGAAAAGTAAGATACTGCTTGCCTCTTCCACTTGGCCTTGTAAACATTCAAATCATTGAATGGGATCATGAAATGAATGATGCTTGATAGAGAGAATTGGGCATTGTAAATTACAGCTTTTGTTGGCAGTTAGATAGTTGTTGTGATGGAGCTTGTGGTTACAATTACTGTTGGAAAAGCTACTGCAGAAAACGTAATGGTAATTTTATCGCTGTCTGTGCTGGTGGTAGTGCAGCTAGCATCTTAGGTATATATGTCTCTAGTATTGATTTCACTTATGTCATATGCTTTTGGTAAGAAACATGTTGTAAAGTACTAGTGTGTTCAACAACGATATTCTTACCAGGCATATGATATGGCCTATAGGTAATTAACCATCCTtagattttttgtttgaaaaaaaaaattgc
This genomic window from Tripterygium wilfordii isolate XIE 37 chromosome 9, ASM1340144v1, whole genome shotgun sequence contains:
- the LOC120004938 gene encoding stress-response A/B barrel domain-containing protein UP3-like; the protein is MTMQSLRLRASPLVSFTLSSPKHRKSTLPFLFKPYCQSSTPSVSKSLKMSTVASPSTVIEHVVLFKVKDNTEPSKVNAMVTGLNGLISLDQVLHLTAGPLFRTRSPLSNFTHMLHSRYSSKDDLSAYSAHPSHLGVVRENVFPICDDIMAVDWVAPGFEGPLVPSAGSAVRVSFLKLKENVAEEGKNELLGVIKGIKESFGGIDQITCGENFSPARAKGFSIASLAVFPGLSEMEAADSKEELVNLHKEKVRDYLEGVIVVDYVVPSTQPASL